Part of the Methanobrevibacter sp. genome is shown below.
ATAGAGACACCAAAGAATTTGAAATTGAAATTGGTACTCCACCAACAACTGCTCTTATCATGGAAGAATTAGGCATCGAAAAAGCTTCTCATGAACCAGGTTTAGATATTGTAAATGACTTACCAATTGAAACCGCTTTAAAAATCACAAGAATGAAATTTGATTCATTACTTGCAAATGATTACAAAGCAGGAATCAAAGAAGTTATGGGAACCTGTGTAAGTATGGGATTATCTGTTGACGGTAAAGACCCAAGAGAAGCACAAAAAGATGTTGATGCTGGAGTTTATGACGATATTTTAAATGAATAGATATTGTCAAGTTAAAATTTAAATTAAGTTAATAAATACAGTGTATATGATGTTATAATTTAATTATAATTGATATACTGTTTTTAATTCATGCAATCGTTTAAGAATTTTTTTCTTGTAATGATTCTCATGAAACCAAAAAAATATCCAATGAACATTAAATGTTCATGGGGGATGAATAATGACACAAGATGTAATTAACGCGGTGAAGGAGGCAAAAGAACAATCTAAGCCGAGAAACTTCACTGAGTCCGTAGATATTATTATTAATATCCGTGACTTAGATGTCAAAAAGCCAGAAAATAGGTTTAATGAGGAAGTTACTCTTCCTAACGGCCGTGGCAAAGATGTTACAATCGGATTCATTGCTGATGGGGAACTCATTGTTCAAGCTAAAGATGCTGGTCTTGACACTGTAATCAACAAACAGGATTTAGAAGAGTTCGGAAAAGACAGAAAATCCGCTAAAAAAATGGCTAACTCTGTTGATTTCTTAGTAGCTCAAGCTGATATGATGCCACTCGTTGGTAGATTCCTCGGTCCAGTTTTAGGTCCACGTGGAAAAATGCCAAAACCAGTGCCTGCAAGTATCAAATTAGATCCTCTTTTAGAAAGATTACAAAGTACTGTCAAAGTTGGTGTAAAACAACAACCTTCTATTCAAATTGTTGTTGGAAGCCAAGACATGTCAGACGAGGATATAGCTGAAAAT
Proteins encoded:
- a CDS encoding 50S ribosomal protein L11, which codes for MAKDTVEVLIEGGTATPGPPLGPALGPLGINMMQVVEEINKKSADFAGMKVPVIISVDRDTKEFEIEIGTPPTTALIMEELGIEKASHEPGLDIVNDLPIETALKITRMKFDSLLANDYKAGIKEVMGTCVSMGLSVDGKDPREAQKDVDAGVYDDILNE
- a CDS encoding 50S ribosomal protein L1, producing MTQDVINAVKEAKEQSKPRNFTESVDIIINIRDLDVKKPENRFNEEVTLPNGRGKDVTIGFIADGELIVQAKDAGLDTVINKQDLEEFGKDRKSAKKMANSVDFLVAQADMMPLVGRFLGPVLGPRGKMPKPVPASIKLDPLLERLQSTVKVGVKQQPSIQIVVGSQDMSDEDIAENVETVLTVLDRNLEKGRSQIKSMFIKTTMGPVVRVI